A portion of the Mytilus galloprovincialis chromosome 12, xbMytGall1.hap1.1, whole genome shotgun sequence genome contains these proteins:
- the LOC143055593 gene encoding glutathione S-transferase 1-like, which translates to MPAKYKLSYFEERGRAEILRLLFAGAGQELKDERLTGDSWAVFKHKTPYGQMPLLTVDNKTIINQTGAIARFIAREFGLYGTDNMESSKCDVIFETYNDVFTELIKVFFEQDEAKNAEYGKKLNTEVLPKYFAFMAKLLKENGGKCLVGSKLSLADVAFFDMLDKITGSKVMGADLYKDFAEIKRFFENVQKLPKIKSYLDKRQPSDL; encoded by the exons ATGCCTGCTAAATACAAACTTTCTTACTTTGAAGAAAGAGGGAGAGCTGAAATTCTTCGTCTTTTGTTTGCTGGAGCTGGTCAGGAGTTAAAAGATGAAAGACTTACGGGCGATTCATGGGCAGTGTTTAAACACA AAACACCATATGGCCAGATGCCTCTGTTAACGgtagataataaaacaataattaacCAGACGGGTGccattgcacggttcattgctcgTGAATTTG GATTGTACGGTACCGATAACATGGAAAGTTCCAAGTGTGACGTCATCTTTGAGACCTACAATGACGTGTTCACAGAacttataaaagtgttttttGAACAAGATGAAGCAAAAAAT GCAGAATATGGTAAAAAATTGAATACAGAAGTTTTACCAAAATATTTCGCTTTCATGGCCAAGTTATTGAAagaaaatggtggaaaatgtcTAGTAGGATCTAAG CTTTCACTTGCAGATGTTGCCTTCTTTGACATGCTAGATAAAATAACCGGAAGTAAAGTTATGGGAGCAGATTTATACAAAGACTTTGCCGAAATCAAAAGGTTTTTCGAAAACGTGCAGAAATTGCCTAAAATTAAAAGTTATTTAGACAAGCGACAGCCATCTGACTTGTAA